A region of Planktomarina temperata RCA23 DNA encodes the following proteins:
- the lnt gene encoding apolipoprotein N-acyltransferase, which yields MFEPSAPHRLWAQAPAWGQWALIVVAGGLAGLGQAPVDQPALTLVGLAFGFWIIRPETSLPYFLRGWSLGFGYFLVSLAWILEPFLVEGRGTAWMAPFALLAMAGGLALFWGGAFALARGRVGLWICLALLSAELARAYLFTGFPWALLGYVWIDTPAYQLAAMIGPHGMSLLTLVLAALIAWGGATARWVVLIATVSLPFVPGLEMGKSPDDEGRPVVRLIHPNVAQENKWNPENTEEIYQRHLSLTQAGPSVDLIIWPETSVYKPIDWARSDIAAAAQGAHVVVGYQSHNPAGQYFNTLGVVSPQGEVKSEYHKSRLVPFGEYIPLGHLARVFGYDFPEFSAGSGPAHIDIEGIGRLQPLICYEGIFPQFVGRGAARPDLLVLITNDGWFGQGQGPAQHFAQARARAIELGLPMLRVANRGVTAVIDPWGRSEARLDLHERGALDAPIPKPRTATFYAKNPWLGVLILVGMLVLVAFLRRRVKLSLTPGGGTSRKS from the coding sequence ATGTTCGAGCCATCAGCACCTCATAGGCTTTGGGCGCAAGCGCCGGCATGGGGGCAATGGGCCTTGATTGTTGTGGCCGGCGGGCTTGCGGGCCTGGGGCAGGCCCCTGTGGATCAACCGGCGCTCACGCTCGTCGGGCTGGCCTTTGGATTTTGGATCATCCGCCCGGAGACCTCGCTGCCTTATTTCCTGCGCGGGTGGAGCCTCGGGTTTGGCTATTTTTTGGTGTCCTTGGCCTGGATTTTGGAGCCCTTCTTGGTAGAAGGCCGGGGCACCGCATGGATGGCCCCCTTTGCCTTGCTGGCCATGGCGGGCGGCTTGGCGCTGTTTTGGGGGGGTGCTTTTGCTCTGGCGCGCGGGCGCGTGGGGCTTTGGATCTGTCTTGCGCTATTGTCCGCTGAACTTGCGCGCGCCTACCTATTCACCGGGTTTCCTTGGGCCTTGCTGGGCTATGTGTGGATTGACACGCCCGCCTATCAATTGGCTGCTATGATTGGGCCCCATGGCATGAGTCTTTTGACCCTGGTCTTGGCGGCGCTGATCGCCTGGGGGGGGGCGACGGCGCGATGGGTTGTTTTGATCGCGACTGTCTCTTTGCCCTTTGTGCCTGGGCTGGAGATGGGCAAAAGCCCTGATGATGAGGGCCGGCCGGTGGTGCGTTTGATACATCCCAATGTGGCACAGGAAAACAAATGGAACCCCGAAAACACGGAAGAAATCTATCAAAGGCATTTATCGCTCACGCAGGCGGGGCCATCGGTTGATCTAATCATCTGGCCCGAAACCTCGGTCTATAAGCCGATAGACTGGGCCCGGTCAGATATTGCCGCCGCGGCGCAGGGGGCGCATGTTGTGGTTGGCTATCAAAGCCACAATCCGGCGGGCCAGTATTTCAACACCCTGGGCGTGGTAAGCCCGCAAGGGGAGGTGAAGAGTGAATATCACAAGAGCCGTTTGGTGCCCTTCGGGGAATATATACCCCTTGGACATTTGGCTCGGGTCTTTGGCTATGATTTTCCGGAATTTTCCGCCGGCAGTGGCCCGGCGCATATTGATATTGAAGGGATCGGCCGGCTCCAGCCGCTGATCTGCTATGAGGGGATTTTTCCGCAATTTGTGGGACGCGGGGCGGCGCGCCCCGATCTTTTGGTGTTGATTACCAATGATGGATGGTTTGGCCAGGGGCAGGGCCCGGCGCAGCATTTTGCCCAGGCGCGCGCCCGCGCCATCGAGTTGGGTCTGCCGATGCTGCGTGTGGCCAATCGTGGTGTCACCGCTGTGATTGATCCTTGGGGGCGCTCTGAGGCGCGGTTGGATCTCCATGAGCGCGGGGCGCTGGATGCACCTATCCCCAAGCCCCGCACTGCGACTTTTTATGCGAAAAATCCTTGGCTTGGGGTGTTGATCCTTGTCGGAATGTTGGTGCTGGTGGCTTTTTTACGTAGGCGGGTTAAATTATCATTGACGCCTGGAGGCGGGACTTCTAGGAAGTCCTAG
- the trmB gene encoding tRNA (guanosine(46)-N7)-methyltransferase TrmB, translating into MEHRNFYGRIKGKALNAAQERYLQEDLPKLSVAGISRADNPERHLLDMQQVAAGKPLWLEIGFGGGEHLVHQALANPEVQFLGVEPYVNGVAMLLGKMRKAGVRNIKLHMGDARDLMDVLPDGSVSKAFLLYPDPWPKLRHHRRRFVTPEHLEPLSRCLMAGAEFRVATDIEDYVRQTLQEVPKAGFDWLAEGPEDWRMPWHDWISTRYEQKALREARRPHYLTFQKS; encoded by the coding sequence ATGGAACATCGAAATTTTTATGGGCGCATCAAAGGCAAAGCGCTCAATGCTGCGCAAGAGCGTTACCTGCAAGAAGACTTGCCCAAGCTCAGCGTCGCCGGGATCTCCCGCGCAGATAATCCCGAGCGGCACCTGCTCGACATGCAGCAGGTCGCGGCAGGCAAGCCACTGTGGCTGGAGATCGGGTTTGGTGGCGGCGAGCATCTGGTGCATCAAGCCTTGGCCAATCCCGAGGTTCAATTTCTTGGGGTGGAACCCTATGTCAACGGTGTGGCCATGTTGCTCGGAAAAATGCGCAAGGCTGGCGTTCGGAATATCAAATTGCACATGGGCGACGCCCGCGATCTGATGGATGTTTTACCCGACGGAAGCGTGAGTAAGGCCTTTTTGCTCTATCCCGACCCTTGGCCCAAACTGCGCCACCATCGTCGGCGCTTTGTCACGCCAGAGCATCTCGAGCCCCTGAGCCGCTGCCTGATGGCGGGTGCTGAGTTTCGCGTGGCCACGGATATTGAGGATTATGTGCGCCAAACTTTGCAAGAAGTGCCAAAGGCGGGCTTTGACTGGCTGGCAGAAGGACCAGAGGATTGGCGCATGCCTTGGCACGATTGGATCTCAACGCGTTATGAGCAAAAGGCCCTGCGCGAAGCCCGCCGGCCGCATTACCTAACGTTCCAAAAATCCTAA
- the fabA gene encoding bifunctional 3-hydroxydecanoyl-ACP dehydratase/trans-2-decenoyl-ACP isomerase, producing MPSDFPTSFDKDGLLKCARGELFGQGNAQLPEPPMLMMDRVTEISSDGGLHGKGHVIAEFDIHPELWFFKCHFPGDPVMPGCLGLDALWQLTGFNLGWRGMPGRGRALGVGEVKFTDMVTPEVKMITYHVDFTRVIDRKLKLGMADGRMFADGKEIYTTANMKVGLFTD from the coding sequence ATGCCATCAGATTTTCCGACCTCTTTCGACAAAGACGGTCTTTTGAAATGCGCCCGTGGTGAGCTCTTCGGCCAGGGCAATGCGCAATTGCCCGAACCGCCAATGTTGATGATGGACCGCGTGACGGAGATCAGCAGCGATGGTGGTCTGCACGGCAAGGGGCATGTCATTGCCGAATTCGACATTCATCCTGAGCTTTGGTTTTTTAAGTGCCACTTCCCGGGCGACCCGGTTATGCCCGGCTGTCTGGGGCTGGATGCGCTGTGGCAGTTGACCGGATTTAACTTAGGCTGGCGCGGCATGCCGGGGCGCGGACGGGCCTTGGGTGTTGGCGAGGTGAAATTCACGGATATGGTCACCCCAGAAGTCAAAATGATCACCTATCATGTTGACTTCACGCGTGTTATCGATCGCAAGCTGAAACTGGGCATGGCGGACGGCCGCATGTTTGCAGATGGCAAAGAAATTTATACAACAGCCAACATGAAAGTTGGCTTGTTCACCGATTAA
- a CDS encoding transporter associated domain-containing protein: MPHSDDTTGGSETAEDPSSRQTQALGFWDRLKWAFFGGSLPQMDSSEFSRPEGEEIIPGIWNLRQLRVEDVMVPKADIKSVPVTITKEDLVHVFRDTGLTRLPVYNRTLDTPLGFVHLKDLALKHGFNGAGGRLALKSMLRPLLFVPPSMPIGILLTKMQADRIHMALVIDEYGGTDGLVTIEDLIEQVIGEIEDEHDPAEGAFWVVEKPGSYLAQAKTPLDEFQQEIGRDLSEVAEVDPEEVDTLGGLVFMLLGRVPARGEVIEHPAGVEFEIVDADPRRIKRLRAHVRAISTS; the protein is encoded by the coding sequence ATGCCACACAGTGATGACACGACCGGCGGCTCTGAGACCGCCGAAGACCCCTCGAGTAGACAGACACAGGCGCTGGGCTTTTGGGATCGCTTAAAATGGGCCTTCTTTGGTGGTTCTCTGCCACAGATGGACAGCTCTGAATTTTCCCGGCCCGAGGGGGAGGAAATTATCCCCGGCATCTGGAACCTGCGGCAATTGCGGGTGGAAGATGTGATGGTGCCCAAGGCGGATATTAAATCTGTTCCTGTGACCATCACCAAAGAAGATTTGGTCCATGTGTTTAGAGACACCGGCTTAACACGTTTGCCCGTGTACAATCGAACCCTGGATACACCCCTTGGCTTTGTGCATTTGAAAGATCTGGCTCTCAAACACGGGTTTAACGGCGCTGGCGGGCGTTTGGCGCTTAAGTCCATGCTGCGGCCCTTGCTGTTTGTGCCGCCCTCTATGCCGATTGGCATATTGCTCACCAAAATGCAGGCCGACCGAATTCACATGGCCCTGGTGATTGATGAATATGGTGGCACGGATGGGCTGGTGACCATTGAAGATTTGATCGAACAGGTGATTGGCGAGATTGAGGATGAGCATGATCCTGCTGAGGGTGCCTTTTGGGTTGTTGAAAAACCAGGCAGTTACCTGGCGCAGGCCAAAACACCTTTGGACGAGTTTCAGCAGGAAATTGGTCGAGATCTGTCTGAGGTCGCAGAAGTGGATCCCGAAGAGGTCGACACGCTGGGCGGGTTGGTCTTTATGCTATTGGGCCGCGTGCCCGCGCGGGGCGAGGTCATCGAACACCCGGCTGGCGTGGAGTTTGAAATCGTCGATGCAGACCCGCGGCGGATCAAAAGGCTGAGAGCCCATGTTCGAGCCATCAGCACCTCATAG
- the metK gene encoding methionine adenosyltransferase has product MARSNYIFTSESVSEGHPDKLCDRISDAVLDAFLTEEPEARVAAETFATTNRIVIGGEVGLSDKAKLSHHMGQIEQIARDCIKDIGYEQDKFHWKTVEVTNLLHEQSAHIAQGVDAGADKDEGAGDQGIMFGYATTETPELMPAPIQYSHAILRRLAEVRKDGSAPDLGPDAKSQLSLRYENGKPVEIMSIVLSTQHRSEDQDSAYIRGIVEPYIREVVPAEWLTANTEWWVNPTGTFVIGGPDGDAGLTGRKIIVDTYGGAAPHGGGAFSGKDPTKVDRSAAYAARYLAKNIVAAGMAERCSLQLSYAIGVSKPLSIYVDTYGTGQLAEEAIERAVAQSMDLTPRGIREHLGLNKPIYQRTAAYGHFGRAPEADGGFSWEKTDLVEALKKAV; this is encoded by the coding sequence ATGGCACGATCAAATTATATTTTCACCTCAGAATCCGTTTCTGAAGGTCATCCTGATAAACTATGCGACCGAATTTCCGACGCTGTACTTGACGCTTTTTTAACCGAAGAACCAGAGGCGCGGGTGGCCGCTGAAACATTTGCCACCACAAATCGCATTGTTATTGGCGGCGAAGTGGGCTTGAGTGACAAAGCAAAACTCTCGCACCACATGGGGCAGATCGAGCAAATCGCGCGAGATTGCATCAAAGACATCGGCTATGAGCAAGACAAATTTCATTGGAAAACGGTTGAAGTCACCAACCTTTTGCATGAGCAATCGGCCCATATTGCCCAAGGTGTGGATGCCGGCGCTGATAAGGATGAGGGGGCCGGTGATCAAGGGATCATGTTTGGCTATGCCACCACAGAGACCCCAGAGCTCATGCCCGCGCCCATTCAATATTCCCATGCGATTCTGCGGCGGTTGGCCGAGGTGCGTAAAGACGGCAGCGCGCCAGATCTTGGGCCAGATGCCAAGTCACAATTGTCTTTGCGCTATGAGAACGGGAAACCTGTTGAGATCATGTCGATTGTCTTGTCGACGCAACACCGCTCAGAAGATCAAGACAGCGCCTATATTCGTGGCATTGTTGAGCCCTATATCCGCGAGGTCGTGCCGGCCGAATGGCTCACAGCGAACACCGAATGGTGGGTCAACCCAACGGGGACCTTTGTGATTGGTGGCCCTGACGGCGATGCAGGTTTGACGGGACGCAAGATTATTGTGGATACCTATGGCGGTGCCGCGCCCCATGGCGGCGGCGCCTTCTCTGGCAAGGATCCCACCAAGGTGGACCGTTCGGCGGCCTATGCGGCGCGCTATTTGGCCAAAAATATCGTGGCAGCCGGCATGGCCGAACGCTGTAGCCTGCAACTGTCCTATGCCATCGGCGTGTCTAAACCTTTGTCGATCTACGTGGACACCTACGGCACTGGACAATTGGCTGAGGAGGCGATCGAACGGGCGGTTGCGCAATCTATGGACCTCACGCCGCGCGGCATTCGCGAGCATTTGGGCCTGAATAAGCCGATATATCAGCGAACGGCAGCCTATGGGCACTTTGGCCGGGCGCCTGAGGCCGATGGCGGCTTTAGCTGGGAGAAAACTGACCTGGTTGAAGCGCTGAAAAAAGCCGTGTAG
- the ybeY gene encoding rRNA maturation RNase YbeY codes for MSLSFEFILEDARWQAQELATIGTKLGAVIPQYLALPAQSSAVVMACDDAQIAQLNQDFRGKPQPTNVLSWPSADLSGHKPGGQPKPATDPELGDIAIAYETCLRESQQAGLAILDHLTHLLLHGTLHLLGYDHIDDADADVMEGLEIKMLASLGISNPYEVNDATQ; via the coding sequence ATGAGCCTGAGCTTTGAGTTCATTTTGGAAGATGCCCGCTGGCAGGCGCAAGAATTGGCGACGATTGGCACGAAACTGGGCGCGGTCATACCGCAATATCTAGCGCTACCAGCGCAGAGCAGCGCGGTGGTGATGGCCTGTGATGATGCGCAGATTGCCCAGCTGAACCAAGATTTCCGTGGCAAGCCGCAGCCAACAAATGTGCTGTCTTGGCCCTCGGCCGATTTGTCGGGGCACAAGCCGGGAGGCCAGCCCAAACCGGCGACGGACCCTGAATTGGGTGATATCGCCATCGCCTATGAGACCTGTTTGCGCGAATCGCAGCAGGCTGGGCTTGCAATTCTCGATCACCTGACCCATCTTTTACTACATGGGACATTGCATCTTCTGGGTTATGATCACATAGACGATGCAGATGCTGATGTGATGGAAGGCCTTGAAATCAAAATGCTTGCAAGCCTTGGCATTTCCAACCCTTATGAAGTGAATGACGCAACCCAATGA
- a CDS encoding (d)CMP kinase, with amino-acid sequence MSAEQAKSTPRKPSCASAAFTIAIDGPAAAGKGSISRAIAAHFDLAHLDTGLLYRAVGAQVLTGSDPLRAAQNLTADDLQGDSLRSAEVARAASDVAVMPEVRAELLEFQRRFARREGGAVLDGRDIGTVIVPQAEVKLFVTAAAEVRAERRFKELLASGAETTFEQVLQDVIARDARDSSRATAPMVAAQDAVLIDTSDLTLSAAIAQAIAAIEKDFPNEKP; translated from the coding sequence ATGAGCGCAGAGCAGGCCAAGTCAACTCCGCGCAAGCCATCGTGCGCAAGCGCCGCCTTCACCATCGCCATTGATGGGCCGGCTGCCGCTGGAAAAGGCTCGATCAGCCGTGCGATTGCGGCGCATTTTGACTTGGCGCATTTGGACACGGGGCTTTTGTACCGGGCCGTTGGGGCGCAGGTGTTGACCGGCTCCGATCCTTTGCGCGCGGCGCAAAACCTCACGGCGGATGATTTGCAAGGCGACAGTCTGCGCAGCGCAGAGGTGGCAAGGGCGGCCTCTGATGTGGCCGTGATGCCCGAGGTGCGGGCGGAATTGCTGGAGTTTCAGCGCCGCTTTGCCCGCCGGGAGGGCGGCGCAGTTTTGGACGGGCGCGACATTGGGACCGTGATTGTGCCGCAAGCTGAGGTCAAGCTTTTTGTCACCGCCGCTGCTGAAGTGCGCGCCGAGCGGCGCTTCAAAGAGCTTCTGGCCAGCGGTGCCGAGACCACATTTGAGCAGGTTTTACAGGATGTCATCGCGCGCGATGCCCGCGACAGCTCCCGTGCCACGGCCCCGATGGTGGCCGCACAGGATGCGGTGCTGATTGATACGTCTGATCTGACTCTCAGCGCCGCGATTGCGCAGGCCATTGCGGCCATTGAAAAGGATTTCCCGAATGAAAAACCGTAG
- the irr gene encoding Fur family transcriptional regulator Irr, translated as MDHTNAQVETYRLVDQWLAKGGLRPTRQRVILARRLIGDGKNRHVTAESLFAASNDHADKVSLATVYNTLRAFCDAGLMREITVDGAKSYFDTNMTDHPHFYWEDSAELVDAPADQLKILALPDAPEGAEIAKVDVVIRLRRKS; from the coding sequence ATGGATCACACAAACGCTCAGGTTGAAACTTATCGGCTCGTCGACCAATGGTTGGCCAAGGGCGGGTTGCGTCCAACGCGGCAGCGGGTGATTTTGGCGCGGCGCTTGATCGGAGATGGCAAAAATCGGCATGTAACCGCCGAAAGCCTGTTTGCCGCGAGCAATGATCACGCAGATAAGGTCTCTTTGGCTACGGTCTATAATACTCTGCGGGCCTTTTGTGATGCGGGTTTGATGCGTGAAATTACTGTGGATGGCGCGAAAAGCTATTTCGACACCAATATGACGGATCATCCACATTTTTATTGGGAAGACAGCGCCGAGTTGGTGGACGCCCCGGCAGACCAATTAAAAATCTTGGCACTGCCTGACGCACCAGAGGGGGCGGAAATTGCTAAAGTCGATGTGGTTATTCGGCTGCGCCGCAAGTCTTAG
- the aroA gene encoding 3-phosphoshikimate 1-carboxyvinyltransferase — translation MSGHGAALPMTSHKSGPLRGQADVPGDKSISHRSLILGALSLGETRIQGLLEGDDVLDTGKAMQAFGAEVINHGGGAWSVHGVGVGGFAEPDHVIDCGNSGTGVRLIMGAMATSPIAATFTGDGSLNKRPMGRVTDPLALFGAQSYGRSEGRLPLTLIGAAQALPVRYEVPMPSAQVKSAVLLAGLNAPGQTVVIEKEATRDHTERMLVGFGAELTVEQTDAGRVITLTGQPELRPQDIIVPRDPSSAAFPVCAALIVEGSDVLVPNIGLNPTRAGLFYTLQEMGADLTFENMREEGGEPVADLRAKYSPDMQGIAVPPERAASMIDEYPILSVVASFAHGVTRMHGVKELRVKESDRIEAMATGLRAAGVTVQDGPDWWHVHGLGGAVKGGALAATHLDHRIAMSFLILGMGAREGMSIDDGGPVATSFPIFEPLMAALGASIARTSE, via the coding sequence ATGTCAGGCCATGGCGCAGCACTTCCAATGACATCGCATAAATCTGGCCCGTTGCGGGGCCAAGCGGATGTGCCGGGGGACAAATCGATCTCACATCGCTCGCTGATCCTAGGGGCGCTGAGCCTTGGGGAGACACGCATTCAAGGGTTGCTTGAAGGTGATGATGTGCTCGACACCGGCAAGGCCATGCAGGCCTTTGGCGCTGAGGTCATCAACCACGGTGGCGGCGCCTGGTCGGTGCATGGGGTGGGTGTGGGCGGTTTTGCCGAGCCCGATCATGTGATTGACTGCGGCAACTCCGGCACCGGGGTGCGTCTGATCATGGGGGCTATGGCTACCTCTCCAATCGCTGCCACCTTTACGGGTGATGGCAGTTTGAACAAACGCCCAATGGGCCGGGTGACGGATCCTTTGGCACTCTTTGGCGCGCAGTCCTATGGCCGCTCTGAGGGGCGCTTGCCGCTCACACTTATCGGGGCCGCACAGGCTTTGCCGGTGCGATATGAGGTGCCGATGCCCTCTGCGCAGGTGAAATCGGCGGTGCTTTTGGCGGGTTTGAATGCGCCGGGCCAAACGGTTGTCATTGAAAAAGAGGCCACGCGCGACCACACCGAACGGATGCTGGTGGGGTTTGGCGCCGAGTTGACGGTGGAGCAGACCGATGCGGGCCGGGTGATCACCCTCACGGGCCAGCCGGAATTGCGCCCGCAGGATATCATTGTGCCGCGTGATCCTTCGTCGGCGGCCTTCCCGGTCTGTGCCGCTTTGATCGTAGAAGGTTCTGACGTCTTAGTGCCCAATATTGGCCTCAATCCCACCCGAGCCGGTCTGTTCTACACTTTGCAAGAGATGGGTGCCGATCTGACATTTGAGAATATGCGCGAGGAAGGTGGCGAGCCTGTGGCCGATCTGCGTGCGAAATATTCTCCCGATATGCAGGGGATCGCGGTGCCGCCGGAGCGGGCTGCCTCTATGATTGACGAATATCCAATTTTGTCAGTGGTGGCGAGTTTTGCCCATGGCGTGACCCGGATGCACGGTGTCAAAGAGCTGCGCGTCAAAGAAAGTGACCGGATCGAAGCTATGGCGACCGGGCTGCGTGCGGCGGGGGTCACGGTGCAAGACGGTCCCGATTGGTGGCATGTGCATGGGCTGGGCGGCGCGGTCAAAGGCGGCGCTCTGGCCGCAACGCATCTCGATCACCGCATTGCGATGTCGTTTTTGATCCTGGGCATGGGTGCGCGTGAGGGCATGTCGATTGATGATGGCGGTCCGGTGGCCACGTCATTTCCGATTTTTGAGCCATTGATGGCAGCATTGGGTGCTTCTATCGCGCGGACCTCCGAATGA
- a CDS encoding PhoH family protein, translating to MAEDAVTAIAAQNESRIEFPNNRLLAELCGEFDRNLTTIETHHAIQIVRRGNLLLLVGDADGAAQASAILQSLYTRLEQGRPVTPADVTAELRMNMVGGDAGRADQQMEMFRSGAVEIKTRKKLVEPRTEAQKAYVEALFKNELSFGIGPAGTGKTYLAVAVGVSMFITGRVDKIILSRPAVEAGERLGFLPGDMKEKVDPYMQPLYDALNDFLPAKQMAKLMEDKAIEIAPLAFMRGRTLANAFVVLDEAQNATSMQMKMFLTRLGEGSRMVITGDRTQIDLPRGVQSGLADAERLLSDIPKISFNYFTSKDVVRHPLVAAIIEAYDADGA from the coding sequence TTGGCAGAAGACGCCGTAACAGCCATCGCTGCACAAAACGAATCCCGGATTGAATTTCCCAATAACCGTCTTTTGGCGGAGCTCTGCGGGGAATTTGATCGCAATCTCACCACAATAGAGACGCATCACGCCATCCAAATTGTGCGTCGGGGCAATCTGTTGCTTTTGGTTGGCGATGCGGATGGGGCGGCGCAGGCATCCGCGATTTTGCAATCGCTCTATACTCGGCTGGAACAGGGGCGGCCTGTGACGCCCGCGGATGTGACCGCCGAACTTAGGATGAACATGGTCGGGGGAGACGCAGGCCGCGCCGATCAGCAGATGGAAATGTTCCGTAGCGGTGCGGTGGAAATTAAAACTCGAAAGAAATTGGTTGAACCACGCACAGAGGCGCAAAAGGCCTATGTTGAGGCTTTGTTCAAAAACGAGCTGTCGTTTGGTATTGGGCCGGCCGGGACCGGAAAGACCTATCTGGCCGTCGCCGTGGGCGTGTCGATGTTTATCACAGGGCGCGTGGATAAGATTATCCTGTCACGCCCTGCGGTGGAAGCCGGGGAGCGTTTGGGGTTTTTACCGGGTGATATGAAGGAAAAAGTCGATCCTTATATGCAGCCGCTCTATGATGCGTTGAATGACTTTTTACCGGCCAAACAAATGGCGAAATTGATGGAAGATAAGGCCATTGAGATTGCCCCTCTGGCCTTCATGCGCGGCCGAACCTTGGCGAATGCCTTTGTGGTGCTGGACGAAGCGCAAAACGCCACCTCAATGCAGATGAAGATGTTCCTGACCCGTCTGGGGGAGGGAAGCCGCATGGTGATCACAGGCGACCGCACGCAGATTGATTTGCCGCGTGGTGTTCAGTCGGGGCTGGCCGATGCGGAACGTTTGCTGTCGGATATTCCGAAAATCAGCTTCAATTATTTCACCTCAAAAGACGTGGTGCGTCATCCGTTGGTGGCGGCGATTATTGAGGCCTATGACGCGGATGGCGCATGA
- the miaB gene encoding tRNA (N6-isopentenyl adenosine(37)-C2)-methylthiotransferase MiaB: MADTKKLFIKTYGCQMNVYDSERMAETLGAQGYVQTDTADDADMILLNTCHIREKAAEKIYSELGKFRGLKTAKPGLKIGVAGCVAQAEGAEIIRRQPMVDLVVGPQSYHKLPQMEARVQSGKRALDTEFPEEDKFDHLASRPKAKRGPTAFLTVQEGCDKFCAFCVVPYTRGAEVSRPAERVMAEAADLVARGVREITLLGQNVNAYHGHAGGLAGLIWQLSEIDQLERIRFTTSHPNDMDDALIEAHGTCDKLMPYLHLPVQSGSDRILKAMNRKHTRESYFALVDRIRSARPDLLLSGDFIVGFPGETDQDFQDTLDLVRRVGYGQAYSFKYSARPGTPAAERAEVPPEVASARLQELQALLTEQQRAAQADMVGREVKVLFEKKGRREGQLIGKSEYLHAVHAVAPDDMIGQVITVQILKDMTNSLKGQVLSAPARPRA, encoded by the coding sequence ATGGCCGATACCAAAAAGCTGTTTATCAAGACATATGGCTGTCAAATGAATGTCTATGACAGCGAGCGGATGGCCGAAACCCTTGGCGCCCAGGGCTATGTGCAGACAGATACAGCCGATGATGCCGATATGATCTTGCTCAATACCTGCCATATTCGCGAGAAGGCCGCCGAGAAGATCTATTCGGAATTGGGCAAGTTTCGTGGATTGAAAACCGCAAAGCCGGGGTTGAAAATTGGCGTCGCTGGCTGCGTGGCACAGGCGGAAGGGGCGGAAATTATTCGCCGGCAGCCGATGGTTGATTTGGTGGTGGGCCCGCAATCCTATCATAAATTGCCGCAGATGGAGGCGCGGGTGCAAAGCGGCAAGCGCGCTTTGGATACGGAGTTTCCCGAGGAAGATAAGTTTGACCATCTCGCCAGCCGGCCCAAGGCCAAACGCGGCCCCACCGCGTTTTTGACGGTGCAAGAAGGCTGTGATAAATTTTGCGCCTTTTGCGTTGTGCCCTACACGCGCGGCGCCGAGGTGAGCCGCCCAGCAGAGCGCGTCATGGCCGAGGCCGCCGATTTGGTGGCGCGCGGCGTGCGCGAAATCACACTGCTCGGCCAGAATGTGAATGCCTATCACGGTCATGCGGGCGGTTTGGCCGGCTTGATTTGGCAATTGTCAGAAATTGACCAGCTGGAACGTATTCGCTTTACCACCAGCCATCCCAATGACATGGATGATGCACTGATTGAGGCTCATGGCACATGTGACAAGCTGATGCCTTATCTGCATCTTCCGGTGCAATCTGGCAGTGATCGCATTTTGAAGGCCATGAACCGCAAACATACGCGCGAAAGCTATTTTGCATTGGTCGACCGTATCCGCAGCGCCCGCCCTGATTTGCTCTTGTCGGGGGATTTCATTGTTGGCTTCCCTGGCGAAACGGACCAAGACTTTCAAGATACGTTGGATCTCGTGCGTCGAGTGGGCTACGGGCAGGCCTATTCCTTCAAATATTCCGCCCGCCCCGGAACGCCCGCGGCAGAACGCGCCGAAGTGCCGCCCGAAGTGGCCTCGGCCCGTCTGCAAGAGCTGCAAGCGCTCTTGACCGAACAGCAACGCGCCGCCCAGGCCGATATGGTGGGGCGCGAGGTGAAGGTTCTGTTTGAAAAGAAAGGCCGCCGCGAGGGGCAGTTGATCGGCAAATCCGAGTATCTCCACGCGGTTCATGCCGTGGCGCCCGATGACATGATTGGGCAAGTCATTACAGTGCAGATCCTCAAGGATATGACAAACTCGCTGAAAGGGCAGGTTTTGAGCGCGCCCGCGCGCCCGCGCGCATGA